CCTGGCAGGCACGAAGATACAGCTGGACCACACGGCTCCTTTGGGGCACACCTAAACTCACCATAGCCAGAAGAGAGTAAGCCAAGTCTTCATTTTGCATGGACCTCACATTGGTCATGGCGCTTTCCAGCAGTTGATCAAATCCAGAATGCTCAAACATCAGCTGGATCTCACAGCGCCGCTGCTCATCTGACATCTTCTTGATGCTGGACCACATATATGTAAAGCAGTTGCTGATTTGACGAGGGCTGGCCGCATATTTTTGGCTGAGGTCAAGCACATCTGACGGGGAGCCGCAGTGCTGCAGGAGTTGAAAGAAAATGGACCTTTCCTGTCTCTCGCCGCTGGGATGCTGGATCTCATCCAGAACCAAAGACCCCTCCACAGAGGGAGAGACAACCTTAGTGTTCTCTGGTTCCAAACTGGCATCCAGCGAATAGAACCTCACGGGACTCTTGAAACTAGCAGCCCGCCACGAATGGATTTGTTTAGTGCCATAAATGTGTGATAATTGTTCGGAGGAACATGAGTTCTTGCCTGCTACTGTGGAGCTGCAATATTTGACCGAATAGATGCAGGAGCGTAGAGAACACCTCACGACGACTTGTGTCAACCACAGTGACATTCTCCACCAAGATGGTGTGCGTTCGAATAAGTGAAGACTTTTTCACTAATGATGGATTACATATTTTGTCGAGCTAATTCACGTCGGAAGGTCTTAAAATGAACGCAAGGTCAACAACGAACCAACACGCTTTGTTTGGCAAAATCTAGTCAGTCCACCATCAAACTGCATTACGCTCAAAGTTATATTAATATAAATTAAATAACTTGAATAAATAATGGTTTAAGCGAGAAAACTGTCAATGTCATTCATGTTGTTTTTACTTGTTATTTTTACAACTTGCATTCGCGTATGGCGCATCGAGGTGTGTGCACCACTTTAAGCAGCCCCTCTAGAAACACGATAACTTCCTGCCCGAACGTAAcggaaaatatttatatttatagcaacctaaaaaacattttcattgcaAAATAACATATAAGTGGTtagttttacatttttaaattcactATAAAGCCACCTTCTCCGTCTTAACGtaaatgtatatttttctttttctctgtgtTGTTTCGGTCCGACTCTTATGCTGTTGAACGTTGTGTTACCTAGCAACACGGAGCACAATCGAAAACAAAGAGCTTTGGAAATCCTTCCGTTATTGCACCGCCATTTCGTCGTTAAGACCCTGCAACCAGAGTCTTCTCATAAAATGGCAAAGTTTGTACTGGCTGGTAAGTTTATGAATCTAGCTTGCAAGTTTCAACCGCTAACGTTCACGTATTTTACTGACATTTCATGTCCACTAGGGGTCAGCAATCTCAAAACGTCATATAAAATAGTCAATATATAATTGAGATCTTCATGTACAAGTCCAACTTTTAAATTTCGACAAGTAACTATGCAGAAAATTTGAAGTAAcccaaaatgtttaataataataatggtataGCAGCACCATGATCTTCAAATTGTTATTTTCCAAAGTCAGGGTGAACCACAGCAGAAGTGTATTAACTCCCCTCTAATATCTTTTGATAAAAtccaatgtaccgtttttttccaggtataatgcgcccccatgtataatacgcaccctaaaaatggcatgttgatgctggaaaaaagcctgtacccatgtataatacgcacccaaattttgactcctacttaagtccgtgaacgtaaaattatttcagaaaagaagataatctttgggaacaaccggatgttttttttttttttgtacccatgtataatgcgcacgccagattttaggacaataaattagttaaattttgcgcattatacatggaaaaaaacggtaatctaatGAACACGAAGATACAATTTGATGTTTTCCAACAGGCCAAACGGATTGTCCATATTATGCCAAAGCGGAACTCTTGGCTGACAGCTTGCAGCGTTCTTTACCAAATTTCCAAATTCACAAGATCTCAATCCTTCCAGATGAATGGACGGTACACCTTGGTCATTATTCATATTGAATATTGAGTTTTGGCCATCTCGTTGATAAACTCGCTGGTCTCCAGGACTGGCTGCAAGACACATGCAAAAGAAATGACTGGAAACACGAAGAGTCCCCGCTGGTGTGGAGAGAACTGGTGCATCAAGGAGGCAAAGGGATGTTCTTAGGTGGCTTCGATGACTTTCTGGAGCACTGTCAGGTTGGTCTTCTATTTGACTTGTCACGTCGTAGAGCGCATTTTAATACATGTACCTTCATATCAGAACTACTACAACATCACATCAGACATGGCCGAAGAAATGATGGAAAGTATTGCTCAAGAAAACCACGAAACCAAGATCAGCCTCATTAAGGAGGCGCAGTATCATGCCAGTCTCATCCAACCCCTCCACATATGGATCAGCAGGTGAAAGAAACCCAAAAGGTTTCTAGAAGAAAGAATTTGGTGCGTCTAACCTGCTTTGTGCTTTGCCAGCGCTCTGAACCCGACGTGCAATATGCTGATCCCCAGTCTGCTCTCCGCTGAGGGGTTGTCCCAAGCCTCGGCCATCAGCCTCCATCTCTTGGATCTGAAAGGCAACGAGGAAGAACTGCAATCGCTGAAGATGGAGACAGAAGATCTGGCTATGCCTTTGCTTCATCAGGCAGATAGTTTGAATATCCttcacacatttatttttgtgacATCACCAATAAAAGCACCTATCTGCCTTTAGGTGACCATTCACACTGATCTCGAGGAGGCTTTCCACAAAGCGGAGATCATCCTCCTGCTGGATGACTGCTTGTCTGAAGACAATGGTGCAGAAGATGTGCAGCAAggagagaaaataaaagcaGTGGCGGACCTGTACACCGAATATGGACGATTGATTGAGACAAGGGCCAAAAGGGACGTGAAGGTGATGGTGTCGGGCCACGCGCTTCTGAACCTCCGATGTTCCTTTCTACTGAAAGCGTGCTCGATTGACAGCCGTCGCTTCGTGGCTGTCGCGACTCAGCTGGAGAACGAAGCTAGAGCTGCCATCGCTAAAAAGCTCAACGTGAGGACTTCAGGTAACTACAGGTTTGAGTGTGCTGACTCATCGACATTGCGAGCAACTTTGCCGTGTTCTGCGCTTAGAGGTGACAGACATCATCGTTTGGGGAGATGTTGGAGACATCTTCTACGTCGATCTCCAGAGGGCAAAGGTTTTTAACTATGACGGACCAATCAAAGGGCCCCCTTTCTTTTTTCACCCAGTGCTGGAGATTATCTACGACAGGTCAGTAAGCAAACAAAAGGAGCGTCACATTGTTGAATGCACATTACTATGGAGaacagacataaaaaaaaagatcgaaacATTAAATTAaatccatgagtcgtcaccttatcgtggtggaggggtttgcgtgcccctatgatcctaggagccatgttgtctggagcttcatgctcctggtagggtcacccatggcaaacgggtcctaggtgaggggccagacaaagcacggctcaaaaagccccttatgacgaagaATACACATGgatacagatttccctcgcccggacgcgggtcaccggggcccccctctggagccaggcctggaggcggggctcgaaggcgagcgtctggtggccgggcctccgcccatggggcccggccgggcaaagcccgaaaaggagatgtgggtcccccttcccatgggctcaccacctgtgggaggggccaaaggggtcgggtgcagtgtgagctgggcggcggccaaaggcagggaccttggcggtctgatccccggctgcagaagctggctcttgggacatggaatgtcacctctctggctggaaaggagcccgagctggtgtgcgaggcagaaaagttccgactagatatagtcggacttgcctccacgcacagtttgggttccggttcaagcactctcgagaggggctggactctcttccactctggagttgcccacggtgagaggcgtcgagcaggtgtgggtatacttattgccccccggctgggcgcctgcacattggggttcaccccggtgaacgagagggtagcctccctccgccttcgggtggggggacgggtcctgactgttgtttgtgtctatgcaccaaacggcagttcagagtacccaccctttttggagtccctggaggaggtgctggagagcgctccttctggggactccatcgttctactgggtgacttcaatgctcacgtgggcaatgacagtgagacctggaagggcgtgattgggaggaacggcccccccgatctgaacccgagcggtgttctattgttggacttctgtgctcgacacggattttctataatgaacaccatgttcaaacataagggtgtccatgtgtgcacttggcaccaggacaccctaggccgcagttcgatgatcgactttgtagtcgtgtcatcggatttgcggccgcatgttttggacactcgggcgaagagaggggcggagctgtcaactgatcaccacctggtggtgggttggctccgatggtgggggaagatgccggtccgacatggcagacccaaacgttctgtgagggtctgctgggaacgtctggcggaatcccctgtcaggaagagcttcaactcccacctccggcagaacttttcccaggtcccgggggaggcgggggacattgagtccgagtggaccttgttccgcgcctccattgttgaggcggccgaccggagctgcggccgtaaggtcattggtgcctgtcgtggcggcaatccccgaacccgctggtggacaccggcggtaagggatgccgtcaagctgaagaaggagtcctatcgggccgttttggcctgcgggactcccgaggcagctgacaggtaccggatggccaagcggaacgcggcttcggcggttgctgaggcaaaaacccgggcgtgggaggagtttggcgaggccatggagaatgacttccggacggcttcgaggaaattctggtccaccatccggcgtctcaggagggggaagcagtgcaacgtcaacactgtttacagtggagatggcgtgctgctgacctcgactagggacgtcgtgtgtcggtggagagaatacttcgaagacctcctcaattccaccgacacgccctccattgtggaggcagggcctggggactctgaggcggactctccaatctctggggttgaagtcactgaggtagttaaaaaactcctcggtggcaaggccccgggggtggatgagatccgcccggatttcttaagggctctggatgttgtggggctgtcatggctgacacgtctctacagcatcgcgtggacatcggggacagtgcctctggattggcagactggggtggtggttcccctctttaagaagggggaccggagggtgtgttccaattacaggggaattacactcctcagcctccctgggaaggtctattcaggggtgctggagaggagggtccgtcgggaggtcgaacctcggattcaggaggaacagtgtggctttcgtcctggccgtggaacagtggaccagctcttcaccctcagcaggatcctcgagggtgcatgggagttcgcccaaccagtccacatgtgttttgtggacttggagaaggcgttcgaccgtgtccctcgggaggttctctggggggtgcttcgggagtacggggtaccgagccaactgataagggcggttcggtccctgtatcaccgatgccagagtttggtccgcatttccggcagtaagtcggattcgttctcagtgagggttggactccgccaaggctgccctttgtcaccgattctgttcatagtttttatggacagaatttctaggcgcagccgaggcgttgagggtgtccggtttggggacctcagcatcgcgtctctgctttttgcagacgacgtggtgctgttggcttcttcaggccgtgatctccagctctcactggagcggttcgcagccgagtgtgaagcggtcgggatgagggtcagcacctccaaatccgagtccatggtcctcgatcggaaaagggtggaatgccctctccaggtcggggaggagatcctgccccaagtggaggagtttaagtatcttggggtcttgttcacgagtgaggggaggatggagcgcgagatcgacaggcggatcggtgcagcgtcggcagtaatgcggactttgtaccggtccgtcgtggtaaagagagagctgagccaaaaggcaaagctctcaatttaccggtcgatttacgctcctaccctcacctatggtcacgagctatgggtcgtgaccgaaagaacgagatcccggatacaagcggccgaaatgagttttctccgcaggatgtccgggctctcccttagagatagggtgagaagttcggtcatccgggagagactcggagtagagtcgctgctcctccacgttgagaggagccagatgaggtggctcgggcatctcatcaggatgcctcctggacgcctccctggggaggtgttccgggcatgtcccaccggtaggagaccccggggacgacccaggacgcgctggagagactatgtctctcagctggcctgggaacgccttgggatcccccgggatgagctagacgaagtggctggggagagggaagtctgggagtccctcctgaagctgctgcccccgcgacccgaccccggataagcggaagaagatggatggatggatggaaacattaaattgatagataattgtgtttgtatgttaatttttttttttctggatttactttaccgtaattttcggactataaatcgcaccagccatatgtatataagtcgctcctgagtataagtcgccccccccccaaactatgaaaaaaacgcgacttatagtccgaaaattacggcatattgtaaatcttttttgtatttattttgcggCAGGTTTTGACAAGAACATGACTAGActggggtatgtttttttttggagaatTACATTTTGCCATGAGTCTGAGTTAAGGTAGCCCATAAGTGATTAAATAATAATTCAGATATAAACAAAAATTGAGCTGATTCAATCTTACATTTAATTAGGATGTCATCAGCGAGTGATGAGAGAGAAAAAGTGGTTGCGCCACAACTCGGTGGTATTTCAAACACAATTTGTTTCTGTATTATATTGACAGATTATTTGAAATCTCGTCAGATGAACACAAAACAACCTCCAGTCATGAAATAACTTTATTGATGCACTTGTCATTTGCAGTGGCATTAAACTGCTCTTTCCCATTGGCCAGGGTGGGCAACAATGATCAACAAACGACATAATCACTTTCTAAACTATTTCCATTCTTTTTCTAGGGAATGGCTTGACAACGACTTCCAAGATATTGTGCGTGGTCAACAGGCGGCCGTCGTCTCAAAGACCTGCCACGGAGCAGACATGTCAACTGCCAACGGGATCCTCACTCTCCTAGCGGCATGGAACAGGACCTCTACTCCCAGTCAGGTGTTCTCTGTGGGGGTCTTGTGCGCAGGTGAAACTTTCAAAAAGTAGCGGGATTATAGTTTGCCGACTTCATCAACTTTTGGGTAAACCTGCAGACCATTCCGACATCCCCGGCGACGTGGTCCTATCAGTGCCGGTGACCTTCAAAGACGGCCAGTGGTCAGTAGCGTCCCACGTGTCTGTCGGAGATGATCTGAAGCAGAGACTTGATCTTTCTGCAAGTAAACTCAGGCAAGGAAACCGGTGGACATTTTGTGCTTTTAAAAAGAcagcaccccccctccccccttccctAACATCAACATCCCTAATCATGTCAAATGAATTTCCTTCACAGGGAAAAGATGTCCGATGCCACAACAGGTGAATGAAATGCTTGCTCAACAAATACATTTTAGTGCTTTTTcagtttgttcttttattctCTCACGtgacaatacaataaaaaatccTCGCCTGGCCAAACGCGTATTTTGCTTTTGATAGTCTCAAGATGTAAAAGACCAAACTGATTAGTTTATGGAAAAACCAGAGTTTAGAAAATAGATTTCCTTAGTTCAAcaagtggcctttttttttttagcaatcttGTAAGCACACTACCACCAAACACAAATTAGTCTGCTAATATGTTACCAATTGTTTTTCATTGACAGTTGGCTTGTATTGAAAATGGATTCCTCTCCTTCCATCATTTCAAAGAAATGGACTTTTACCTGAAACATGTATTCCCCCCCCCACAAGATTGTGCAGCAGTGTTGTTTTACATGCAGAATATTGCGGAATACTGTATACAAattccgcttttttttttttttttaatatatatcatTTCTACAATATACACAGGGAGGCTGGTAGACTGGGAAGTTAGTACAAATACAGTTCACAAGGACAAGTCTGGAAATGAACACAACGCCGAGACCAAATTTGTACACCCTGCCCTCTTGAGATTTGGACGCTGAGTGGTTaaagcaaaaacattttgaccTCTGAACCTGACAATGGAACACGGTTAGTACATGTGTAATGCATGGCATGCAATGTACTCGACTCGAACAACTTGACGTGAAGCAATGAGAATTTTGACTTGCCGAGCGAAGCTACTTAAATTCACTTATGTTGTATGGGAAGAATTATTTGGTTTCTGTTTCCAGGCAACAAACGAAATTGACTCAATGTGCCCAATTAAAAGAAACCTCCAGTCCAAATCTGAAATCCCTCTCAGATAACGATCTAATAGTTCATCGAAATAATTTCCAGGGCATACTCACTGCATTGTAGTCCTAATctctgcaacaacaacaacaacaacatctggACAGACATCTGCTTCTGACAGCAGGTTTGGAATTTGCTTACAAAGCAATTTCAACGCTTAGATGCCAGATGGGAAATGCTGACAGCTCATGCTGCTCATGCTGATGAACCTTTTTGGATGTACTGGTGTGTATGATGTCACTGTAATGGACACATTAAAAGCAAAACACATTGGAttagacgggggggggggggccaaaCGAGAAGCTATGACTGATGCTGCGGAGGTCCTGAGGCTTCCCCTACCGACAGTCTTTCAGGGTTTAAGTCCAGCTCCTCATCCGCTTGCTCGAGTTCACTTTGGTCCAGAAGCTCGAAATCCTCTTCCTCGGTACCGACCAGTGTATCATCGCGTATGTCATCGCCGTCTGCGGTTATCGTCTCCAAGTCCTCATCGGGC
This region of Syngnathus typhle isolate RoL2023-S1 ecotype Sweden linkage group LG2, RoL_Styp_1.0, whole genome shotgun sequence genomic DNA includes:
- the mdh1b gene encoding putative malate dehydrogenase 1B isoform X2, whose product is MFLGGFDDFLEHCQNYYNITSDMAEEMMESIAQENHETKISLIKEAQYHASLIQPLHIWISSALNPTCNMLIPSLLSAEGLSQASAISLHLLDLKGNEEELQSLKMETEDLAMPLLHQVTIHTDLEEAFHKAEIILLLDDCLSEDNGAEDVQQGEKIKAVADLYTEYGRLIETRAKRDVKVMVSGHALLNLRCSFLLKACSIDSRRFVAVATQLENEARAAIAKKLNVRTSEVTDIIVWGDVGDIFYVDLQRAKVFNYDGPIKGPPFFFHPVLEIIYDREWLDNDFQDIVRGQQAAVVSKTCHGADMSTANGILTLLAAWNRTSTPSQVFSVGVLCADHSDIPGDVVLSVPVTFKDGQWSVASHVSVGDDLKQRLDLSASKLRQGNRWTFCAFKKTAPPLPPSLTSTSLIMSNEFPSQGKDVRCHNR
- the mdh1b gene encoding putative malate dehydrogenase 1B isoform X1, with translation MAKFVLAGQTDCPYYAKAELLADSLQRSLPNFQIHKISILPDEWTDWLQDTCKRNDWKHEESPLVWRELVHQGGKGMFLGGFDDFLEHCQNYYNITSDMAEEMMESIAQENHETKISLIKEAQYHASLIQPLHIWISSALNPTCNMLIPSLLSAEGLSQASAISLHLLDLKGNEEELQSLKMETEDLAMPLLHQVTIHTDLEEAFHKAEIILLLDDCLSEDNGAEDVQQGEKIKAVADLYTEYGRLIETRAKRDVKVMVSGHALLNLRCSFLLKACSIDSRRFVAVATQLENEARAAIAKKLNVRTSEVTDIIVWGDVGDIFYVDLQRAKVFNYDGPIKGPPFFFHPVLEIIYDREWLDNDFQDIVRGQQAAVVSKTCHGADMSTANGILTLLAAWNRTSTPSQVFSVGVLCADHSDIPGDVVLSVPVTFKDGQWSVASHVSVGDDLKQRLDLSASKLRQGNRWTFCAFKKTAPPLPPSLTSTSLIMSNEFPSQGKDVRCHNR